Below is a genomic region from Alosa sapidissima isolate fAloSap1 chromosome 19, fAloSap1.pri, whole genome shotgun sequence.
tctctctctctctccatcctccatcCCTTCCCAGGATGCCGCGGTGGGCTTTGGTGTGTCTCAGTTTCCTGTCCATGCACCGCAGACGGCTAAGTGGCTTCTCCCCGCCTCCCCAGGCCACTGTGCTGGCCAAAGATGTGCCCGTCCTGTTCCGTGAGCCGTACATCCACGGTGGCTACCGGCCCGTGGGCCAGCGCTGGTCCTGCTACCTGCTCAGCCTCTTCCAGGTGCACAACGAGTCCGTCAATGTGTGGAGCCACATGCTGACCGGTGTGATCGTCCTCCTCCGCTTCCTGCTCCTGCTGCACACCTGGCCTGCCCCGCTGGACCTGACCGCGCTGCCCCTGTGCCTGTACGTGACCTCTGCCCTCACCTACCTGACCTGCAGTGCGGCCGCCCACCTGCTGCAGTCGCACTCGGAGCTTGCCCACTACTGCCTCTTCTTCCTGGACTACGTGGGCGTGTGCGTCTACCAGTACGGCTGCGCGCTGGCGCACTACTTCTACAGCTCAGAGCCGGCGTGGCGCAACACCGCCGTGGCCGACGCCTTTCTGCCCGGCGCCGTGCTCCTCGGCTGGCTGACCTGCGCCAGCTGCTGCTTCGCCAAGCTGCGCTACCAGCGGCCATACCCGCTCCGCCGCAAGGTCTTCCAGCTGGTGCCCACCAGCCTGGCGTACCTTCTGGACATCAGCCCCGTGGCCCACCGGCTGGCCAGCGCCGGCTCGTCGGACGGCAGCGACGCCGACGACGCTCTCGCGCTCCACGCGCTGCAGATCTTCTTCTTCCTGCTGGCGGCGCTCTTCTTCTCGTGCCCCGTGCCCGAGTGCTTCTTCCCGGGCCGCTGCGACGTCCTGGGCCACGGCCATCAGATCTTCCACCTCTTCCTGGCGCTGTGCACGCTGGTCCAGCAGGAGGCGCTGTTCCGGGACTTCCGGGCACGCTGGCGCACTCTGGAGCGGGTCCACGGGCGAGACAGGCTGATCGGGGCTTGTGCCTCCTTCCCCACCCTGGTGCTCTGCAGCCTGCTCACCGCTGGCGTCATGTGCTGCTACGCCAAGAGGAAGCTCAAAGCCAGGCCCAAAAAACGAAGCTCAAGGATTAAAAACTGACTGGAGAAAAAAACGTCACTTCATGTCATACTGGTTTTAAACTCTACACGACTAAAAAACATCACTTCATGTCATAATGGTTTTAAACTCTACACGACTAAAAAACGTCACTTCATGTCATACTGCTTTTAAACTCTACACGACTAAAAAACGTCACTTCATGTCATACTGGTTTTAAACTCTACACGACTAAAAAACGTCACTTCATGTCATACTGCTTTTAAACTCTACACGACTAAAAAACGTCACTTCATGTCATACTGCTTTTATACTCTACACGACTAAAAAACATCACTTCATGTCATACTGGTTTTATACTCTACACGACTTATCAATATATCCTCTGTAGTATCTGGTGTTATGAAGAgtctgcacttacacacacacacatacaagcactcacacacacacacacacacacacaccgtgacaGCCCTGATCGATACGCGCACACACCCTCCACACTCGtcaataattattatttatttgtttacatgCCTCACCAGGAAGTGAATCCACCTGCTGCCTCAGGCATGCCCCCCCAAAACATggatgtgattttttttcttccctgctTGAAGTCAGACCTAATTAATGGAGCCAAGAACAGGAGGAAAGAAATAGACTGAAACAAGACAGTAAACATTCTGCTAgtttacagtacatgcatacaaTGTCCATGACATGTTGTCTTTATGTTATAGAGTTATGATATAATTACTGTTATGAAGAGTCTACACCACACAGATTATTTCTCGGCAGGATATCTGTGAATTTGTTATATTTTGGAGAGCTACTCAAAAATttacaaattacaaattatatGTTAGCACACTAAAAGGAAAGAACTGAGAGCCAGTCCTAAACAAGAGCAGTGAGACAGCTGCAGACCTTCAACCCTATATAATCACCTATGTCCGCCCGTGCCCTATTTTTGCCCCCCTTACGTTAATGTgccacttaatattcatttctatacaaaccaagatggcggattcctaaagaaacgcaagctcCCAGAAAGGTGTCTAAATGATCTTTGTACTGGGTCTCGAagtgctgtaaacagtattGTAATACTGCTGGTACAAAACCACGACTTactagtggaattttgattaTGTGACGAGAtttcaggaaacaatgtatgtgggcctaattttgc
It encodes:
- the LOC121692758 gene encoding membrane progestin receptor beta-like, producing MPRWALVCLSFLSMHRRRLSGFSPPPQATVLAKDVPVLFREPYIHGGYRPVGQRWSCYLLSLFQVHNESVNVWSHMLTGVIVLLRFLLLLHTWPAPLDLTALPLCLYVTSALTYLTCSAAAHLLQSHSELAHYCLFFLDYVGVCVYQYGCALAHYFYSSEPAWRNTAVADAFLPGAVLLGWLTCASCCFAKLRYQRPYPLRRKVFQLVPTSLAYLLDISPVAHRLASAGSSDGSDADDALALHALQIFFFLLAALFFSCPVPECFFPGRCDVLGHGHQIFHLFLALCTLVQQEALFRDFRARWRTLERVHGRDRLIGACASFPTLVLCSLLTAGVMCCYAKRKLKARPKKRSSRIKN